One window of Entelurus aequoreus isolate RoL-2023_Sb linkage group LG06, RoL_Eaeq_v1.1, whole genome shotgun sequence genomic DNA carries:
- the LOC133652161 gene encoding MAGUK p55 subfamily member 2-like isoform X1: MSENTVSSTTANDLDLIYLKGIMESPQEEEEDPEQLHLSPVRKNNMELLQEILSDLDPFTHCCDAAAELSHLLTQPHVQSLLETHDSVASKEDSSPPPSPCDFMSHERHRDQVVNKFQTPPDAVRMVGIRKVAGENLGVTFKVEHGELVIARILHGGMIDQQGLLRVGDVIKEVNGRDVGQDPRVLQEELQAASQAVVLKILPSYHESNPPRQMFFKCHYDYDPACDNLIPCREAGLKFHTGDILHIVNQDDVNWWQARHVEGGPTGLIPSQMLEEKRKAFVKKDVELLPAGNLCTGVGVKRKKKMMYVTTKNADFDQHEILLYEEVAKVPPFKRKTLVVIGAQGVGRRRLKNMLLLRDPHLFGTTIPYTSRKPKKEERESRTYAFTSRNKMEADIKNGCYLEYGECDGSLYGIKMDAIHEVVEAGRICILDAHPQSLKVLRTSEFLPFVVFLQSPDFEALKTNNCSSVEADESTKVLSDEELQRTCEESAKIQAAYGHYFDFTIQNNNLEESYCQVKAALDMVSRSHQWVPVTWVF; the protein is encoded by the exons ATGAGTGAAAATACTGTAAGTTCAACGACTGCCAATGACCTGGATCTCATCTACCTGAAGGGCATCATGGAGAGTCCTCAG gaggaagaggaggaccctgAGCAGCTGCATCTGTCCCCGGTGAGGAAGAACAACATGGAGCTGCTGCAGGAGATCCTGAGTGATTTGGATCCTTTCACACATTGTTGTGACGCTGCTGCTGAACTCTCTCACTTGCTGACACAACCTCACGTCCAG TCTTTACTAGAAACTCACGATTCAGTGGCGTCCAAAGAAGACAGCAGCCCACCTCCAAGTCCCTGCGACTTCATGAGCCACGAGCGCCATCGCGACCAAGTCGTCAACAAGTTCCAGACGCCGCCTGATGCTGTGCGCATGGTGGGCATACGCAAAGTGGCAGGAGAAAACCTG GGTGTGACCTTCAAGGTGGAACATGGCGAGTTAGTGATAGCACGAATCCTGCATGGCGGAATGATCGACCAGCAAGGCCTGCTGCGTGTTGGTGATGTCATCAAAGAA GTGAACGGCAGAGACGTGGGACAGGATCCTCGAGTCCTGCAGGAAGAACTGCAAGCTGCCAGTCAAGCTGTGGTTCTAAAAATCCTCCCAAGCTACCATGAAAGTAATCCCCCAAGACAG ATGTTCTTCAAGTGTCACTATGACTACGATCCAGCGTGTGACAACCTGATTCCCTGCAGAGAAGCAGGGTTAAAGTTCCACACAGGAGATATTCTGCACATCGTCAACCAGGACGATGTCAACTGGTGGCAG GCTCGGCATGTGGAAGGCGGGCCCACGGGTTTGATTCCCAGTCAAATGCTGGAAGAGAAGAGGAAAGCCTTTGTGAAAAAAGACGTTGAACTTCTTCCTGCAG GTAACTTGTGCACAGGTGTTGGcgtgaaaagaaagaaaaaaatgatgTACGTCACCACAAAGAATGCAG ACTTTGACCAACATGAGATCTTGCTGTACGAGGAGGTAGCCAAAGTTCCTCCCTTCAAGCGTAAAACTCTGGTGGTGATCGGGGCTCAAGGTGTGGGAAGACGTCGCCTGAAGAACATGCTCCTGCTCCGAGACCCTCATCTTTTTGGAACCACCATCCCGT ATACTTCCAGGAAGCCCAAAAAGGAAGAGCGCGAGAGTCGGACGTACGCCTTCACCAGCCGCAATAAGATGGAGGCCGACATCAAGAACGGTTGCTACCTTGAGTACGGCGAGTGTGACGGCAGTTTGTACGGGATCAAGATGGACGCCATTCACGAGGTGGTGGAGGCGGGGCGCATCTGCATTCTGGACGCCCACCCTCAG TCTCTCAAAGTTCTGAGGACGTCCGAGTTTTTGCCCTTTGTGGTGTTCCTTCAATCTCCAGACTTTGAGGCCCTCAAGACTAACAACTGTTCCAGCGTGGAGGCGGACGAGTCGACCAAAGTCCTTTCA GATGAGGAGTTGCAGAGAACGTGTGAAGAGAGCGCTAAAATCCAAGCGGCTTACGGCCATTACTTCGACTTCACCATCCAGAACAACAACCTGGAGGAAAGCTACTGTCAGGTCAAAGCTGCCCTGGACATGGTCTCCAGAAGCCATCAGTGGGTTCCTGTCACCTGGGTCTTCTAG
- the LOC133652161 gene encoding MAGUK p55 subfamily member 2-like isoform X3, giving the protein MELLQEILSDLDPFTHCCDAAAELSHLLTQPHVQSLLETHDSVASKEDSSPPPSPCDFMSHERHRDQVVNKFQTPPDAVRMVGIRKVAGENLGVTFKVEHGELVIARILHGGMIDQQGLLRVGDVIKEVNGRDVGQDPRVLQEELQAASQAVVLKILPSYHESNPPRQMFFKCHYDYDPACDNLIPCREAGLKFHTGDILHIVNQDDVNWWQARHVEGGPTGLIPSQMLEEKRKAFVKKDVELLPAGNLCTGVGVKRKKKMMYVTTKNADFDQHEILLYEEVAKVPPFKRKTLVVIGAQGVGRRRLKNMLLLRDPHLFGTTIPYTSRKPKKEERESRTYAFTSRNKMEADIKNGCYLEYGECDGSLYGIKMDAIHEVVEAGRICILDAHPQSLKVLRTSEFLPFVVFLQSPDFEALKTNNCSSVEADESTKVLSDEELQRTCEESAKIQAAYGHYFDFTIQNNNLEESYCQVKAALDMVSRSHQWVPVTWVF; this is encoded by the exons ATGGAGCTGCTGCAGGAGATCCTGAGTGATTTGGATCCTTTCACACATTGTTGTGACGCTGCTGCTGAACTCTCTCACTTGCTGACACAACCTCACGTCCAG TCTTTACTAGAAACTCACGATTCAGTGGCGTCCAAAGAAGACAGCAGCCCACCTCCAAGTCCCTGCGACTTCATGAGCCACGAGCGCCATCGCGACCAAGTCGTCAACAAGTTCCAGACGCCGCCTGATGCTGTGCGCATGGTGGGCATACGCAAAGTGGCAGGAGAAAACCTG GGTGTGACCTTCAAGGTGGAACATGGCGAGTTAGTGATAGCACGAATCCTGCATGGCGGAATGATCGACCAGCAAGGCCTGCTGCGTGTTGGTGATGTCATCAAAGAA GTGAACGGCAGAGACGTGGGACAGGATCCTCGAGTCCTGCAGGAAGAACTGCAAGCTGCCAGTCAAGCTGTGGTTCTAAAAATCCTCCCAAGCTACCATGAAAGTAATCCCCCAAGACAG ATGTTCTTCAAGTGTCACTATGACTACGATCCAGCGTGTGACAACCTGATTCCCTGCAGAGAAGCAGGGTTAAAGTTCCACACAGGAGATATTCTGCACATCGTCAACCAGGACGATGTCAACTGGTGGCAG GCTCGGCATGTGGAAGGCGGGCCCACGGGTTTGATTCCCAGTCAAATGCTGGAAGAGAAGAGGAAAGCCTTTGTGAAAAAAGACGTTGAACTTCTTCCTGCAG GTAACTTGTGCACAGGTGTTGGcgtgaaaagaaagaaaaaaatgatgTACGTCACCACAAAGAATGCAG ACTTTGACCAACATGAGATCTTGCTGTACGAGGAGGTAGCCAAAGTTCCTCCCTTCAAGCGTAAAACTCTGGTGGTGATCGGGGCTCAAGGTGTGGGAAGACGTCGCCTGAAGAACATGCTCCTGCTCCGAGACCCTCATCTTTTTGGAACCACCATCCCGT ATACTTCCAGGAAGCCCAAAAAGGAAGAGCGCGAGAGTCGGACGTACGCCTTCACCAGCCGCAATAAGATGGAGGCCGACATCAAGAACGGTTGCTACCTTGAGTACGGCGAGTGTGACGGCAGTTTGTACGGGATCAAGATGGACGCCATTCACGAGGTGGTGGAGGCGGGGCGCATCTGCATTCTGGACGCCCACCCTCAG TCTCTCAAAGTTCTGAGGACGTCCGAGTTTTTGCCCTTTGTGGTGTTCCTTCAATCTCCAGACTTTGAGGCCCTCAAGACTAACAACTGTTCCAGCGTGGAGGCGGACGAGTCGACCAAAGTCCTTTCA GATGAGGAGTTGCAGAGAACGTGTGAAGAGAGCGCTAAAATCCAAGCGGCTTACGGCCATTACTTCGACTTCACCATCCAGAACAACAACCTGGAGGAAAGCTACTGTCAGGTCAAAGCTGCCCTGGACATGGTCTCCAGAAGCCATCAGTGGGTTCCTGTCACCTGGGTCTTCTAG
- the LOC133652161 gene encoding MAGUK p55 subfamily member 2-like isoform X4, whose translation MSHERHRDQVVNKFQTPPDAVRMVGIRKVAGENLGVTFKVEHGELVIARILHGGMIDQQGLLRVGDVIKEVNGRDVGQDPRVLQEELQAASQAVVLKILPSYHESNPPRQMFFKCHYDYDPACDNLIPCREAGLKFHTGDILHIVNQDDVNWWQARHVEGGPTGLIPSQMLEEKRKAFVKKDVELLPAGNLCTGVGVKRKKKMMYVTTKNADFDQHEILLYEEVAKVPPFKRKTLVVIGAQGVGRRRLKNMLLLRDPHLFGTTIPYTSRKPKKEERESRTYAFTSRNKMEADIKNGCYLEYGECDGSLYGIKMDAIHEVVEAGRICILDAHPQSLKVLRTSEFLPFVVFLQSPDFEALKTNNCSSVEADESTKVLSDEELQRTCEESAKIQAAYGHYFDFTIQNNNLEESYCQVKAALDMVSRSHQWVPVTWVF comes from the exons ATGAGCCACGAGCGCCATCGCGACCAAGTCGTCAACAAGTTCCAGACGCCGCCTGATGCTGTGCGCATGGTGGGCATACGCAAAGTGGCAGGAGAAAACCTG GGTGTGACCTTCAAGGTGGAACATGGCGAGTTAGTGATAGCACGAATCCTGCATGGCGGAATGATCGACCAGCAAGGCCTGCTGCGTGTTGGTGATGTCATCAAAGAA GTGAACGGCAGAGACGTGGGACAGGATCCTCGAGTCCTGCAGGAAGAACTGCAAGCTGCCAGTCAAGCTGTGGTTCTAAAAATCCTCCCAAGCTACCATGAAAGTAATCCCCCAAGACAG ATGTTCTTCAAGTGTCACTATGACTACGATCCAGCGTGTGACAACCTGATTCCCTGCAGAGAAGCAGGGTTAAAGTTCCACACAGGAGATATTCTGCACATCGTCAACCAGGACGATGTCAACTGGTGGCAG GCTCGGCATGTGGAAGGCGGGCCCACGGGTTTGATTCCCAGTCAAATGCTGGAAGAGAAGAGGAAAGCCTTTGTGAAAAAAGACGTTGAACTTCTTCCTGCAG GTAACTTGTGCACAGGTGTTGGcgtgaaaagaaagaaaaaaatgatgTACGTCACCACAAAGAATGCAG ACTTTGACCAACATGAGATCTTGCTGTACGAGGAGGTAGCCAAAGTTCCTCCCTTCAAGCGTAAAACTCTGGTGGTGATCGGGGCTCAAGGTGTGGGAAGACGTCGCCTGAAGAACATGCTCCTGCTCCGAGACCCTCATCTTTTTGGAACCACCATCCCGT ATACTTCCAGGAAGCCCAAAAAGGAAGAGCGCGAGAGTCGGACGTACGCCTTCACCAGCCGCAATAAGATGGAGGCCGACATCAAGAACGGTTGCTACCTTGAGTACGGCGAGTGTGACGGCAGTTTGTACGGGATCAAGATGGACGCCATTCACGAGGTGGTGGAGGCGGGGCGCATCTGCATTCTGGACGCCCACCCTCAG TCTCTCAAAGTTCTGAGGACGTCCGAGTTTTTGCCCTTTGTGGTGTTCCTTCAATCTCCAGACTTTGAGGCCCTCAAGACTAACAACTGTTCCAGCGTGGAGGCGGACGAGTCGACCAAAGTCCTTTCA GATGAGGAGTTGCAGAGAACGTGTGAAGAGAGCGCTAAAATCCAAGCGGCTTACGGCCATTACTTCGACTTCACCATCCAGAACAACAACCTGGAGGAAAGCTACTGTCAGGTCAAAGCTGCCCTGGACATGGTCTCCAGAAGCCATCAGTGGGTTCCTGTCACCTGGGTCTTCTAG
- the LOC133652161 gene encoding MAGUK p55 subfamily member 2-like isoform X2 — MFVVDAFVVAACVMQTDVCLMFASFTSCFCLDGNKSLLETHDSVASKEDSSPPPSPCDFMSHERHRDQVVNKFQTPPDAVRMVGIRKVAGENLGVTFKVEHGELVIARILHGGMIDQQGLLRVGDVIKEVNGRDVGQDPRVLQEELQAASQAVVLKILPSYHESNPPRQMFFKCHYDYDPACDNLIPCREAGLKFHTGDILHIVNQDDVNWWQARHVEGGPTGLIPSQMLEEKRKAFVKKDVELLPAGNLCTGVGVKRKKKMMYVTTKNADFDQHEILLYEEVAKVPPFKRKTLVVIGAQGVGRRRLKNMLLLRDPHLFGTTIPYTSRKPKKEERESRTYAFTSRNKMEADIKNGCYLEYGECDGSLYGIKMDAIHEVVEAGRICILDAHPQSLKVLRTSEFLPFVVFLQSPDFEALKTNNCSSVEADESTKVLSDEELQRTCEESAKIQAAYGHYFDFTIQNNNLEESYCQVKAALDMVSRSHQWVPVTWVF; from the exons ATGTTTGTCGTCGACGCGTTTGTGGTGGCAGCTTGTGTGATGCAAACTGACGTATGTTTAATGTTCGCTTCTTTCACTTCCTGCTTCTGCTTGGACGGCAATAAG TCTTTACTAGAAACTCACGATTCAGTGGCGTCCAAAGAAGACAGCAGCCCACCTCCAAGTCCCTGCGACTTCATGAGCCACGAGCGCCATCGCGACCAAGTCGTCAACAAGTTCCAGACGCCGCCTGATGCTGTGCGCATGGTGGGCATACGCAAAGTGGCAGGAGAAAACCTG GGTGTGACCTTCAAGGTGGAACATGGCGAGTTAGTGATAGCACGAATCCTGCATGGCGGAATGATCGACCAGCAAGGCCTGCTGCGTGTTGGTGATGTCATCAAAGAA GTGAACGGCAGAGACGTGGGACAGGATCCTCGAGTCCTGCAGGAAGAACTGCAAGCTGCCAGTCAAGCTGTGGTTCTAAAAATCCTCCCAAGCTACCATGAAAGTAATCCCCCAAGACAG ATGTTCTTCAAGTGTCACTATGACTACGATCCAGCGTGTGACAACCTGATTCCCTGCAGAGAAGCAGGGTTAAAGTTCCACACAGGAGATATTCTGCACATCGTCAACCAGGACGATGTCAACTGGTGGCAG GCTCGGCATGTGGAAGGCGGGCCCACGGGTTTGATTCCCAGTCAAATGCTGGAAGAGAAGAGGAAAGCCTTTGTGAAAAAAGACGTTGAACTTCTTCCTGCAG GTAACTTGTGCACAGGTGTTGGcgtgaaaagaaagaaaaaaatgatgTACGTCACCACAAAGAATGCAG ACTTTGACCAACATGAGATCTTGCTGTACGAGGAGGTAGCCAAAGTTCCTCCCTTCAAGCGTAAAACTCTGGTGGTGATCGGGGCTCAAGGTGTGGGAAGACGTCGCCTGAAGAACATGCTCCTGCTCCGAGACCCTCATCTTTTTGGAACCACCATCCCGT ATACTTCCAGGAAGCCCAAAAAGGAAGAGCGCGAGAGTCGGACGTACGCCTTCACCAGCCGCAATAAGATGGAGGCCGACATCAAGAACGGTTGCTACCTTGAGTACGGCGAGTGTGACGGCAGTTTGTACGGGATCAAGATGGACGCCATTCACGAGGTGGTGGAGGCGGGGCGCATCTGCATTCTGGACGCCCACCCTCAG TCTCTCAAAGTTCTGAGGACGTCCGAGTTTTTGCCCTTTGTGGTGTTCCTTCAATCTCCAGACTTTGAGGCCCTCAAGACTAACAACTGTTCCAGCGTGGAGGCGGACGAGTCGACCAAAGTCCTTTCA GATGAGGAGTTGCAGAGAACGTGTGAAGAGAGCGCTAAAATCCAAGCGGCTTACGGCCATTACTTCGACTTCACCATCCAGAACAACAACCTGGAGGAAAGCTACTGTCAGGTCAAAGCTGCCCTGGACATGGTCTCCAGAAGCCATCAGTGGGTTCCTGTCACCTGGGTCTTCTAG